From Oncorhynchus masou masou isolate Uvic2021 chromosome 7, UVic_Omas_1.1, whole genome shotgun sequence, one genomic window encodes:
- the LOC135543130 gene encoding PEST proteolytic signal-containing nuclear protein-like isoform X2 produces MADYNKHSSKRLSDDGGPEEKEGSVKTKTVSSSTGGGGKRSAQEVSPGPGKVSTSSHPVPPAPKVSKIGFGLISQPIKKPAPISIKLGASKPKEPVPVPAKKPALASVFNVDSDDSEEEMPAEAKMRMKNIGRETPTSAGPNSFNKGKQGFSDHQKLWERKLKSQTDTDQ; encoded by the exons ATGGCGGACTACAACAAGCACAGCAGCAAGCGGCTCTCCGATGATGGAG GACCGGAGGAGAAGGAAGGCAGTGTGAAAACTAAGACTGTCTCTTCCAGCACTGGAGGAGGGGGGAAACGCTCGGCCCAGGAGGTCAGCCCTGGCCCGGGGAAGGTGTCCACCTCCAGCCACCCGGTACCCCCAGCCCCCAAAGTCTCCAAGATAGGATTTGGTCTGATCAGCCAGCCTATAAAGAAGCCTGCGCCCATCTCCATCAAGCTGGGTGCTAGT AAACCCAAAgagcctgtacctgtacctgccaAGAAACCAGCTCTGGCCTCGGTTTTCAATGTCGACTCTGATGAT agtgaggaggagatgCCTGCAGAAGCCAAGATGAGGATGAAGAACATTGGCAG GGAGACGCCCACGTCAGCAGGCCCCAACTCCTTCAACAAGGGGAAGCAGGGATTCTCCGACCACCAGAAGCTCTGGGAGAGGAAGCTCAAGTCTCAGACGGACACTGACCAATAG
- the LOC135543130 gene encoding PEST proteolytic signal-containing nuclear protein-like isoform X1, with the protein MADYNKHSSKRLSDDGAGPEEKEGSVKTKTVSSSTGGGGKRSAQEVSPGPGKVSTSSHPVPPAPKVSKIGFGLISQPIKKPAPISIKLGASKPKEPVPVPAKKPALASVFNVDSDDSEEEMPAEAKMRMKNIGRETPTSAGPNSFNKGKQGFSDHQKLWERKLKSQTDTDQ; encoded by the exons ATGGCGGACTACAACAAGCACAGCAGCAAGCGGCTCTCCGATGATGGAG CAGGACCGGAGGAGAAGGAAGGCAGTGTGAAAACTAAGACTGTCTCTTCCAGCACTGGAGGAGGGGGGAAACGCTCGGCCCAGGAGGTCAGCCCTGGCCCGGGGAAGGTGTCCACCTCCAGCCACCCGGTACCCCCAGCCCCCAAAGTCTCCAAGATAGGATTTGGTCTGATCAGCCAGCCTATAAAGAAGCCTGCGCCCATCTCCATCAAGCTGGGTGCTAGT AAACCCAAAgagcctgtacctgtacctgccaAGAAACCAGCTCTGGCCTCGGTTTTCAATGTCGACTCTGATGAT agtgaggaggagatgCCTGCAGAAGCCAAGATGAGGATGAAGAACATTGGCAG GGAGACGCCCACGTCAGCAGGCCCCAACTCCTTCAACAAGGGGAAGCAGGGATTCTCCGACCACCAGAAGCTCTGGGAGAGGAAGCTCAAGTCTCAGACGGACACTGACCAATAG